A single region of the Hoeflea prorocentri genome encodes:
- the rpoB gene encoding DNA-directed RNA polymerase subunit beta, which translates to MAQTLSFNGRRRVRKFFGKIPEVAEMPNLIEVQKASYDQFLMIDEPEGGRPDEGLQAVFKSVFPISDFSGASMLEFVSYEFEPPKFDVEECRQRDLTYAAPLKVTLRLIVFDIDEDTGAKSIKDIKEQNVYMGDMPLMTDNGTFIVNGTERVIVSQMHRSPGVFFDHDKGKSHSSGKLLFAARVIPYRGSWLDIEFDAKDIVHARIDRRRKIPATSLLMALGMDPEDILDTFYSHSTYSREGEGWRIPFQPDVLKGTKALADLIDADSGEVIAEAGKKLTPRFLRQLDEKGVKALKCTDEDLYGSYLARDVVNMETGEIYLEAGDELDEKTLPVLIEAGFDEIPVLDIDHVNVGGYIRNTLSADKNENRQDALFDIYRVMRPGEPPTMESAEAMFTSLFFDPERYDLSSVGRVKMNMRLDLDAEDTVRVLRKEDILAVVKTLVELRDGKGEIDDIDNLGNRRVRSVGELMENQYRLGLLRMERAIKERMSSIEIDTVMPQDLINAKPAAAAVREFFGSSQLSQFMDQVNPLSEITHKRRLSALGPGGLTRERAGFEVRDVHPTHYGRICPIETPEGPNIGLINSLATFARVNKYGFIESPYRRIVNGKVTNDVMYLSAMEEAKYHVAQANAILNKDGSFADEFVVCRYAGDVMLAPRDSVDLMDVSPKQLVSVAAALIPFLENDDANRALMGSNMQRQAVPLVRAEAPFVGTGMEPVVARDSGAAIAAYRTGVVDQVDATRIVIRATEELDPSKSGVDIYTLQKFQRSNQNTCINQRPLVNVGDQIQKGDIIADGPSTDLGDLALGRNVLVAFMPWNGYNYEDSILLSERIVRDDVFTSIHIDEFEVMARDTKLGPEEITRDIPNVSEEALKNLDEAGIVYIGAEVSPGDILVGKITPKGESPMTPEEKLLRAIFGEKASDVRDTSMRMPPGTFGTVVEVRVFNRHGVEKDERAMAIEREEIERLAKDRDDEQAILDRNVYGRLSDMLSGKKAVAGPKGFKKGTKLDADVMQEYPRSQWWMFAVDTEKLQGEIEALRAQYDESKKRLEQRFMDKVEKVQRGDEMPPGVMKMVKVFVAVKRKVQPGDKMAGRHGNKGVISRIVPIEDMPFLEDGTHVDIVLNPLGVPSRMNVGQILETHLGWACAGMGQRIGDMLEAYKDGGNIKPLRETIDDVIGAGPKGEPVSKYDDDSIVRLAEQTKRGVSIATPVFDGAVEADVNEMLVKAGLQESGQSTLYDGRTGEEFDRQVTVGYIYMLKLNHLVDDKIHARSIGPYSLVTQQPLGGKAQFGGQRFGEMEVWALEAYGAAYTLQEMLTVKSDDVAGRTKVYEAIVRGDDTFEAGIPESFNVLVKEMRSLGLNVELENTRVDPELDQDAEQLPDAAE; encoded by the coding sequence ATGGCTCAGACCCTTTCGTTTAACGGTCGCAGGCGCGTACGCAAGTTTTTTGGGAAAATCCCCGAGGTCGCCGAGATGCCGAACCTGATTGAGGTTCAAAAAGCGTCTTACGACCAGTTTCTAATGATCGACGAGCCCGAGGGCGGACGTCCGGATGAAGGTCTTCAGGCGGTGTTCAAATCCGTCTTCCCGATTTCGGATTTCTCCGGCGCCTCGATGCTCGAATTCGTATCCTATGAATTCGAACCGCCGAAATTCGATGTTGAGGAATGCCGTCAGCGCGATCTGACCTACGCGGCGCCTCTGAAGGTGACGCTTCGTCTTATCGTGTTTGATATTGATGAAGATACCGGCGCCAAGTCCATCAAGGACATCAAGGAGCAGAACGTCTATATGGGCGATATGCCGCTGATGACCGACAACGGCACGTTTATCGTCAACGGCACCGAACGCGTTATCGTGTCCCAGATGCACCGTTCGCCCGGCGTTTTCTTCGATCACGACAAGGGCAAGAGCCATTCCTCCGGCAAGCTGCTCTTTGCTGCCCGTGTCATTCCTTATCGCGGTTCCTGGCTGGACATTGAGTTCGACGCCAAGGACATCGTCCATGCCCGTATCGACCGCCGCCGCAAGATCCCCGCAACCTCGCTCCTCATGGCGCTTGGCATGGATCCGGAGGACATCCTCGATACGTTCTACAGCCATTCGACATATTCACGCGAAGGCGAGGGTTGGCGCATCCCGTTCCAGCCAGACGTGCTGAAAGGCACCAAAGCTCTTGCCGATCTCATCGACGCCGATAGCGGCGAAGTGATTGCCGAGGCCGGCAAGAAGCTGACTCCGCGTTTCCTGCGTCAGCTCGACGAGAAGGGCGTCAAGGCTCTTAAATGCACGGATGAGGATCTTTACGGCTCCTATCTGGCGCGTGATGTCGTCAACATGGAAACCGGCGAGATTTACCTCGAAGCCGGTGACGAGCTTGACGAAAAGACGCTGCCGGTGCTGATCGAGGCTGGTTTTGACGAAATCCCGGTTCTCGATATCGATCATGTGAATGTGGGTGGTTACATCCGCAACACACTGTCGGCCGACAAGAACGAAAACCGGCAGGATGCGCTGTTCGATATCTACCGTGTCATGCGGCCGGGTGAGCCACCGACAATGGAATCGGCCGAGGCCATGTTCACCTCGCTGTTCTTCGATCCGGAGCGTTACGACCTGTCTTCCGTCGGCCGCGTCAAGATGAACATGCGTCTTGATCTCGATGCCGAAGACACCGTGCGCGTCCTTCGCAAGGAAGACATCCTGGCTGTGGTCAAAACGCTTGTTGAACTGCGCGACGGCAAGGGCGAGATCGACGATATCGACAATCTTGGCAACCGCCGTGTCCGCTCCGTCGGCGAACTGATGGAAAACCAGTATCGCCTCGGTCTTCTGCGGATGGAGCGCGCCATCAAGGAGCGCATGTCATCCATCGAGATCGACACGGTGATGCCGCAGGACCTCATCAACGCCAAACCGGCTGCCGCCGCTGTTCGCGAGTTCTTTGGCTCGTCGCAGCTCTCGCAGTTCATGGACCAGGTGAACCCGCTGTCGGAAATCACGCACAAGCGTCGCCTTTCGGCTCTTGGGCCGGGCGGTCTGACACGTGAGCGCGCCGGCTTCGAGGTGCGCGACGTGCACCCGACCCATTACGGCCGCATCTGTCCGATTGAGACGCCGGAAGGCCCGAATATCGGCCTGATCAACTCGCTGGCCACCTTTGCCCGCGTCAACAAATACGGTTTCATCGAAAGCCCGTACCGGCGTATCGTCAACGGCAAGGTGACCAATGACGTCATGTACCTGTCGGCAATGGAAGAGGCGAAATACCATGTCGCCCAGGCCAATGCGATTCTGAACAAGGATGGCTCTTTCGCCGATGAATTCGTCGTCTGCCGCTATGCAGGCGATGTGATGCTGGCGCCGCGCGACTCCGTCGACCTGATGGACGTATCTCCGAAGCAGCTTGTTTCCGTGGCCGCTGCGCTCATCCCGTTCCTTGAGAACGATGACGCCAACCGCGCGCTCATGGGATCGAACATGCAGCGTCAGGCCGTACCATTGGTGCGCGCCGAGGCACCGTTTGTCGGAACCGGTATGGAACCGGTCGTGGCCCGTGACTCGGGTGCTGCCATTGCAGCCTATCGGACCGGTGTTGTCGACCAGGTGGATGCAACGCGTATCGTTATCCGCGCGACGGAGGAACTTGATCCGTCCAAGTCCGGCGTCGACATCTACACCCTGCAGAAGTTCCAGCGTTCGAACCAGAACACCTGCATCAACCAGCGTCCGCTGGTCAATGTCGGCGATCAGATCCAGAAGGGCGATATCATCGCCGACGGACCGTCGACGGACCTGGGCGACCTGGCATTGGGCCGCAACGTGCTTGTCGCCTTCATGCCGTGGAACGGTTACAACTACGAGGATTCGATCCTTCTTTCCGAGCGCATCGTCCGTGATGACGTCTTTACCTCGATCCATATCGACGAGTTCGAGGTGATGGCGCGCGACACCAAGCTCGGCCCGGAAGAGATTACACGCGATATTCCGAACGTATCGGAAGAAGCGCTGAAAAACCTCGACGAAGCAGGCATCGTCTATATCGGTGCGGAAGTGTCACCGGGCGATATTCTTGTCGGCAAGATCACGCCGAAGGGCGAAAGCCCGATGACGCCGGAAGAAAAACTGCTGCGCGCCATCTTCGGTGAGAAGGCGTCCGATGTTCGTGACACCTCAATGCGCATGCCGCCCGGAACCTTCGGTACCGTCGTTGAAGTGCGCGTGTTCAACCGTCATGGCGTCGAAAAAGACGAACGCGCGATGGCAATCGAGCGTGAGGAAATCGAGCGTCTGGCGAAAGACCGTGACGACGAGCAGGCAATCCTCGATCGCAACGTCTATGGCCGTCTTTCCGACATGCTGTCCGGAAAGAAGGCTGTGGCCGGACCCAAGGGCTTCAAGAAAGGCACCAAGCTGGATGCCGATGTCATGCAGGAATATCCCCGCTCGCAGTGGTGGATGTTTGCTGTCGACACCGAGAAGCTGCAGGGCGAGATCGAAGCGCTGCGCGCCCAGTATGACGAATCCAAGAAGCGCCTTGAACAGCGCTTTATGGACAAGGTCGAAAAGGTCCAGCGCGGCGACGAAATGCCTCCGGGCGTCATGAAGATGGTCAAGGTCTTCGTTGCCGTTAAGCGCAAGGTACAGCCTGGCGACAAGATGGCCGGACGTCACGGCAACAAGGGCGTGATTTCGCGCATCGTGCCGATCGAGGACATGCCGTTCCTCGAAGACGGCACGCATGTCGACATCGTTCTCAACCCGCTTGGCGTGCCGTCGCGCATGAATGTCGGACAGATCCTTGAAACCCACCTGGGTTGGGCCTGTGCCGGCATGGGCCAGCGTATCGGCGATATGCTTGAAGCCTATAAGGACGGTGGCAATATCAAGCCTCTGCGCGAGACGATTGACGATGTCATCGGAGCGGGTCCAAAAGGCGAGCCGGTCTCGAAATATGACGACGATTCCATCGTTCGTCTGGCCGAGCAGACCAAGCGCGGCGTGTCCATCGCAACCCCGGTTTTCGACGGTGCCGTCGAGGCCGACGTCAACGAGATGCTGGTAAAAGCCGGATTGCAGGAATCCGGTCAGTCGACACTCTATGACGGACGTACAGGTGAGGAGTTCGACCGTCAGGTAACGGTTGGCTACATCTACATGCTGAAGCTCAACCACCTGGTCGATGACAAGATCCACGCCCGTTCGATCGGTCCGTACTCGCTTGTCACGCAGCAGCCATTGGGCGGTAAGGCCCAGTTCGGCGGCCAGCGCTTCGGTGAGATGGAAGTCTGGGCGCTGGAAGCCTATGGCGCCGCCTACACCTTGCAGGAAATGCTGACGGTGAAATCCGACGACGTGGCCGGACGCACCAAGGTCTACGAGGCGATCGTCCGTGGCGACGATACGTTCGAGGCGGGCATTCCGGAGAGCTTCAACGTTCTCGTCAAGGAAATGCGTTCGCTCGGCCTTAACGTCGAACTGGAAAACACCCGTGTCGATCCCGAGCTGGATCAGGATGCGGAGCAGTTGCCGGACGCGGCGGAATAA
- the rplL gene encoding 50S ribosomal protein L7/L12, translating into MADLAKIVEDLSNLTVLEAAELSKMLEEHWGVSAAAPVAVAAAGGAGGDAAAAEEKDEFDVVLTDAGDKKINVIKEVRAITGLGLKEAKDLVEGAPKPVKEGAAKAEAEEIKKKLEEAGAKVELK; encoded by the coding sequence ATGGCTGATCTTGCAAAGATCGTTGAAGACCTTTCGAACCTGACTGTCCTGGAAGCGGCAGAACTGTCCAAGATGCTCGAAGAGCACTGGGGCGTTTCGGCTGCTGCACCGGTAGCCGTTGCTGCTGCTGGTGGTGCCGGTGGCGATGCCGCCGCTGCGGAAGAAAAGGACGAATTTGATGTTGTTCTGACCGATGCAGGCGACAAGAAAATCAACGTCATCAAGGAAGTCCGTGCCATCACGGGTCTTGGCCTGAAAGAAGCCAAAGACCTCGTCGAAGGCGCTCCGAAGCCGGTCAAGGAAGGCGCTGCCAAGGCCGAAGCCGAGGAGATCAAGAAGAAGCTCGAAGAGGCTGGCGCCAAAGTCGAGCTCAAATAA
- the rplJ gene encoding 50S ribosomal protein L10, with protein sequence MERAEKREFVTAMNEVFKTTGSVVVAHYAGLSVAQMSDLRSRMREAGGTVKVAKNRLVKIALQGTEAEGITHLFQGQTVIAYSDDPVTAPKVAVDFAKTHDNLVVLGGAMGATELDVNGVKALASLPSIDELRAKIVGMINTPATRIAQVVGAPAGQLARVVNAYAQKDEAA encoded by the coding sequence GTGGAAAGAGCGGAAAAACGCGAATTCGTCACGGCTATGAACGAGGTCTTCAAGACCACAGGTTCCGTCGTCGTGGCCCACTATGCCGGTCTTTCGGTTGCGCAGATGAGCGATCTTCGCTCGCGTATGCGTGAAGCCGGAGGCACCGTCAAAGTCGCGAAGAACCGCCTGGTCAAAATTGCTCTTCAGGGCACGGAAGCGGAAGGGATTACACATCTCTTTCAGGGACAGACGGTTATCGCCTACAGCGATGATCCTGTCACAGCTCCGAAAGTGGCTGTCGATTTCGCCAAGACCCATGACAACCTCGTGGTTCTCGGTGGAGCGATGGGAGCAACGGAACTCGACGTGAACGGTGTGAAGGCGCTTGCCTCGCTGCCGTCCATTGACGAGCTGCGTGCGAAGATTGTCGGCATGATCAACACGCCGGCGACGCGCATCGCACAGGTTGTCGGCGCACCCGCCGGTCAGCTTGCACGCGTTGTCAACGCTTACGCCCAGAAGGACGAAGCCGCCTAG
- the rplA gene encoding 50S ribosomal protein L1 yields MVKLAKRTQKVRDGIEPTKLYDLSEAVSLVKERATAKFDETIEVAMNLGVDPRHADQMVRGVVNLPNGTGRSVRVAVFARDAKADEAKAAGADIVGAEELVEKVQGGEIDFDRCIATPDMMPLVGRLGKVLGPRGMMPNPKVGTVTADVTAAVNASKGGAVEFRVEKAGIVHAGVGKASFDEKAIEENVRAFTDAVMKAKPSGAKGNYVKRVAISSTMGAGVKIDPSSLASA; encoded by the coding sequence ATGGTCAAACTTGCAAAACGTACACAGAAGGTCCGCGACGGCATCGAGCCGACCAAACTTTACGATCTGAGCGAAGCCGTATCGTTGGTCAAGGAGCGCGCCACCGCCAAGTTCGACGAGACAATCGAAGTTGCGATGAACCTCGGCGTTGATCCGCGCCATGCCGATCAGATGGTCCGCGGCGTCGTCAATCTTCCGAACGGCACGGGCCGCTCGGTTCGTGTCGCCGTCTTTGCGCGCGATGCGAAAGCCGATGAAGCCAAGGCAGCAGGCGCCGATATTGTCGGCGCTGAGGAGCTGGTGGAAAAGGTGCAGGGTGGCGAGATTGATTTTGACCGCTGCATTGCAACGCCCGACATGATGCCGCTGGTCGGACGTCTCGGTAAGGTGCTCGGCCCGCGCGGCATGATGCCGAATCCGAAGGTCGGCACGGTTACCGCGGATGTCACAGCCGCTGTGAACGCCTCAAAGGGCGGCGCAGTCGAGTTTCGTGTTGAAAAGGCCGGTATCGTTCATGCCGGCGTAGGCAAGGCATCGTTTGATGAAAAGGCGATCGAGGAAAACGTTCGCGCCTTTACCGATGCAGTCATGAAAGCCAAGCCGAGCGGCGCGAAGGGCAACTATGTCAAGCGCGTTGCGATTTCGTCCACCATGGGCGCCGGCGTAAAAATTGATCCGTCCAGCTTGGCATCTGCCTGA
- the rplK gene encoding 50S ribosomal protein L11, translating into MAKKVAGQLKLQVPAGAANPSPPIGPALGQRGINIMEFCKAFNAATQEMEKNAPIPCVITYYQDKSFTFTMKQPPVSYYLKKEAKLKSGSSEPGRTTAGSITKAQVRTIAEAKMKDLNAADVEGAMAMVEGSARSMGLEVTG; encoded by the coding sequence ATGGCTAAGAAAGTTGCAGGTCAGCTCAAGCTGCAGGTCCCGGCAGGCGCCGCTAATCCGTCGCCGCCGATCGGTCCTGCGCTTGGTCAGCGCGGCATCAACATTATGGAATTCTGTAAGGCCTTCAACGCGGCCACGCAGGAGATGGAGAAGAACGCGCCGATCCCGTGCGTGATCACATATTATCAGGACAAGTCCTTCACCTTCACGATGAAGCAGCCGCCTGTCAGCTACTACCTGAAAAAGGAAGCAAAGCTGAAATCCGGTTCAAGCGAGCCGGGCCGCACAACGGCAGGATCGATCACCAAGGCGCAGGTTCGCACCATCGCCGAAGCGAAGATGAAAGATTTGAATGCTGCTGATGTTGAAGGCGCAATGGCCATGGTTGAGGGTTCGGCCCGCTCCATGGGGCTGGAAGTGACGGGATAA
- the nusG gene encoding transcription termination/antitermination protein NusG, whose amino-acid sequence MAARWYIVHAYSNFEKKVAESIEEQARAKGLEHLFEKILVPTEKVVEVRRGRKVDSERKFFPGYVMVRADLTDEAYHLIKNTPKVTGFLGSDNKPVPIPDSEAEAILTQIQEGVDRPKPSISFEIGEQIRVSDGPFASFSGTVQEVDEERSRLKVEVSIFGRATPVELEYAQVEKV is encoded by the coding sequence ATGGCAGCGCGTTGGTACATCGTCCACGCATACTCGAATTTTGAGAAGAAGGTGGCTGAGTCCATCGAGGAGCAGGCGCGCGCCAAGGGTCTGGAGCATTTGTTCGAGAAAATCCTCGTGCCGACGGAAAAGGTTGTCGAAGTCCGGCGCGGCCGCAAGGTCGATTCGGAGCGCAAGTTTTTTCCGGGCTACGTGATGGTGCGGGCCGATCTTACGGATGAGGCCTATCACCTCATCAAGAATACGCCGAAGGTCACCGGTTTCCTCGGTTCGGACAACAAACCTGTGCCGATCCCGGATTCGGAGGCCGAGGCGATCCTCACTCAGATCCAGGAGGGTGTCGATCGGCCGAAGCCGTCCATCTCCTTTGAGATCGGTGAACAGATCCGCGTTTCCGACGGTCCCTTTGCGTCTTTCTCGGGCACCGTTCAGGAAGTCGATGAGGAGCGCTCGAGGCTCAAGGTGGAAGTGTCCATCTTCGGTCGCGCGACCCCGGTCGAGTTGGAATACGCTCAGGTCGAGAAGGTCTGA
- the secE gene encoding preprotein translocase subunit SecE, producing the protein MASKTNPFAFLQQVRAETSKVTWPSRRETMISTLMVLVMVILAAAFFFAADQLLGWLVGLVLNVGG; encoded by the coding sequence ATGGCATCAAAAACGAATCCATTTGCGTTTCTGCAGCAAGTACGCGCCGAAACGTCGAAAGTAACTTGGCCCTCTCGGCGAGAGACGATGATCTCTACGCTGATGGTTCTTGTCATGGTGATCCTGGCAGCAGCGTTTTTCTTTGCGGCTGATCAACTTCTGGGCTGGCTCGTAGGGCTTGTCTTGAATGTTGGCGGTTAG
- the tuf gene encoding elongation factor Tu yields the protein MAKGKFERNKPHVNIGTIGHVDHGKTSLTAAITKFFGDFKAYDEIDGAPEERARGITISTAHVEYETDNRHYAHVDCPGHADYVKNMITGAAQMDGAILVVSAADGPMPQTREHILLARQVGVPAIVVFLNKVDQVDDEELLELVEMEVRELLDTYEFPGDDIPIVKGSALAALEDSNKEIGEDAVRELMAQVDEYIPTPERPIDQPFLMPIEDVFSISGRGTVVTGRVERGIINVGDEIEIVGIRDTTKTTCTGVEMFRKLLDQGQAGDNIGALLRGVDREGVERGQVLCKPGSVTPHTKFKAEAYILTKEEGGRHTPFFTNYRPQFYFRTTDVTGVVTLPEGTEMVMPGDNVTVDVELIVPIAMEEKLRFAIREGGRTVGAGIVASITE from the coding sequence ATGGCGAAAGGCAAGTTTGAGAGAAATAAGCCGCATGTGAACATCGGCACGATTGGTCATGTTGACCATGGCAAGACGTCTTTGACGGCAGCGATTACGAAGTTCTTTGGCGACTTCAAGGCTTATGATGAGATTGACGGAGCGCCTGAAGAGCGCGCGCGCGGCATCACGATTTCGACGGCTCACGTTGAGTATGAGACGGACAACCGTCACTATGCGCACGTCGACTGCCCTGGCCACGCAGACTATGTGAAGAACATGATCACCGGTGCTGCGCAGATGGACGGCGCCATTCTGGTTGTATCGGCTGCCGACGGTCCGATGCCTCAGACCCGCGAGCACATTCTTCTTGCCCGTCAGGTTGGTGTTCCTGCGATTGTTGTTTTCCTCAACAAGGTTGACCAGGTTGACGACGAGGAGCTTCTTGAGCTTGTCGAGATGGAAGTGCGTGAGCTTCTGGACACCTATGAGTTCCCGGGCGACGATATTCCGATCGTCAAGGGTTCTGCGCTTGCTGCTCTTGAAGACAGCAACAAGGAGATCGGCGAGGATGCCGTTCGTGAGCTGATGGCGCAGGTTGACGAGTACATTCCGACGCCTGAGCGTCCGATTGACCAGCCTTTCCTGATGCCGATTGAGGATGTGTTCTCGATTTCGGGCCGTGGTACGGTTGTGACGGGTCGTGTTGAGCGCGGCATCATCAATGTCGGTGACGAGATTGAGATTGTCGGCATCCGCGACACGACGAAGACGACGTGCACGGGCGTTGAGATGTTCCGCAAGCTTCTTGACCAGGGTCAGGCCGGCGACAACATCGGTGCACTTCTTCGCGGTGTTGACCGTGAGGGTGTTGAGCGTGGCCAGGTTCTTTGCAAGCCGGGTTCTGTTACGCCGCACACGAAGTTCAAGGCTGAGGCTTACATTCTGACGAAGGAAGAGGGTGGGCGTCATACGCCGTTCTTTACCAACTACCGTCCTCAGTTTTACTTCCGCACGACGGATGTGACGGGTGTTGTGACGCTTCCAGAGGGCACCGAGATGGTTATGCCGGGCGACAATGTGACGGTTGACGTTGAGCTGATCGTTCCGATTGCGATGGAAGAAAAGCTCCGCTTTGCCATCCGCGAAGGCGGCCGTACCGTCGGCGCCGGCATCGTCGCAAGCATTACGGAGTGA
- a CDS encoding TrmH family RNA methyltransferase, which yields MNNTDKDKKGERDSHFAKRRRAYRDAKAARVKTAPTDSVLLYGLHTVRAAIQNPKRSIKRMLVTRNALTRLDIGDADALPFPVETVAPAVLDKMLSGDAIHQGVVVEAKPLKARRISDLGDSPLVLVLDQVTDPHNVGAIMRSAVAMGAGALITTMRHSPQESGVLAKSASGALELIPHIQVVNLAEAIEELNGSGFLTIGLDSEGDEQLEATFGGDRIALVLGAEGKGLRQKTRQTVERLARLDVPGVIKSLNVSNAAAVSLYAAHRYLEQNQAYGT from the coding sequence ATGAACAACACGGACAAAGACAAGAAAGGCGAGCGCGACAGCCACTTTGCCAAACGGCGTCGGGCTTACCGGGATGCAAAGGCGGCGCGCGTCAAAACGGCTCCGACCGACAGCGTGCTGCTTTACGGTCTGCACACCGTTCGCGCCGCGATCCAGAATCCAAAACGCTCGATCAAGCGCATGTTGGTGACGCGCAATGCGCTGACGCGGCTCGATATCGGCGACGCGGACGCCCTGCCCTTTCCGGTGGAGACCGTCGCGCCGGCCGTCCTGGACAAGATGCTCTCCGGCGACGCCATCCATCAGGGCGTTGTCGTGGAAGCAAAGCCGCTTAAGGCTCGTCGCATCTCGGATCTGGGTGACAGCCCGCTTGTGCTTGTGCTTGATCAGGTCACCGATCCCCACAATGTCGGCGCGATCATGCGCTCTGCCGTGGCAATGGGCGCCGGTGCTTTGATTACCACCATGCGACACAGCCCTCAGGAAAGCGGCGTTCTGGCGAAGTCCGCCTCCGGCGCACTTGAACTCATCCCGCATATCCAGGTCGTCAATCTGGCCGAAGCAATTGAAGAACTGAATGGCAGCGGCTTCCTGACAATCGGGCTTGATTCGGAAGGCGATGAACAGCTTGAGGCGACATTCGGCGGCGACCGGATTGCCCTGGTTCTGGGCGCAGAGGGCAAGGGTCTACGCCAGAAGACGCGGCAGACCGTCGAGCGGCTGGCGCGACTGGATGTTCCAGGCGTCATCAAGTCATTAAATGTTTCCAACGCAGCAGCCGTGTCGCTTTATGCGGCCCACCGTTATCTGGAGCAGAATCAGGCCTACGGCACGTAA
- a CDS encoding 3-hydroxybutyrate dehydrogenase, with product MSDRFLEGRTALITGSTQGIGLAIAEALAAAGCHIGLHGLADKQTVEAAKQRLQDAGAQDIRYFDADLRSPDAIEAMMADTAGCGGVDILVNNAGVQRTASLADADRKTWDTILAVNLSAAFHTMRLAMPAMGERGYGRVVNIASVHGLVASVDKAPYVASKFGIVGLSRVSALEYASRGDRVSGGVTVNCICPGWTETELIEPQIDARTQIVGGGRDAGIADLLKEKQPTLRMSEPSEIGSLAVWLCHRHAHNITGTAIPVDGGWTAQ from the coding sequence ATGTCAGATCGGTTTTTGGAAGGCAGGACAGCCCTCATCACGGGATCAACACAAGGGATTGGATTGGCAATCGCCGAAGCGTTAGCCGCTGCCGGCTGTCATATCGGACTGCACGGGCTGGCCGATAAACAGACTGTGGAGGCAGCAAAACAACGGCTGCAGGATGCCGGCGCACAGGACATCCGTTATTTCGATGCCGATCTGCGCAGCCCCGACGCAATCGAAGCTATGATGGCGGATACGGCGGGTTGCGGCGGTGTCGACATTCTGGTCAACAATGCAGGCGTACAGCGTACGGCATCGCTCGCCGACGCGGATCGTAAAACCTGGGACACCATTCTGGCCGTCAATTTGAGCGCGGCCTTTCACACCATGCGCCTTGCCATGCCGGCAATGGGTGAGCGCGGATATGGCCGCGTGGTCAATATTGCTTCCGTTCACGGCCTCGTGGCGTCTGTTGATAAGGCGCCTTATGTGGCATCCAAGTTCGGCATTGTCGGTCTATCGCGTGTGTCGGCGCTTGAATACGCATCCCGTGGCGACAGGGTGTCCGGCGGCGTGACCGTCAACTGTATTTGCCCCGGATGGACGGAGACTGAATTGATCGAGCCGCAAATCGACGCGCGAACGCAGATCGTGGGTGGCGGCCGCGATGCCGGGATCGCCGATTTGCTGAAGGAAAAGCAGCCCACCTTGCGCATGTCCGAACCGTCGGAGATCGGATCATTGGCCGTCTGGCTATGTCATCGCCACGCCCACAACATTACCGGCACCGCCATCCCGGTGGATGGCGGGTGGACAGCGCAATAG